In the genome of Cygnus olor isolate bCygOlo1 chromosome Z, bCygOlo1.pri.v2, whole genome shotgun sequence, one region contains:
- the LOC121062058 gene encoding uncharacterized protein LOC121062058 isoform X2 — protein MKHYLLFSPLKPEELSLIKELTSKEICQVWDSTSKYIRRQLLRKQAVNIGIGTFAVVPADTTSADGKAMVVQKPVFQPCRFMKTFYKLKCAENEISIETLVAPLDFGQIASDIRFRPQIVEQCIHETLLLFAGALLEEKDVEFFFKGIGILTVRRKVVTMNFYTEFLLEVDGTNNMYEALLTDSKMMDMIAFDGKNKYTRISGNSFITLPTLILQNPHCNPISIKPKRDPQPWGTGGRRVSVLDPVVLAQRRVSLAKMAEKKRKEDKTKQGDQARFEPPIHERSEEELKKPKPPAHPQPKPPERLDNPQDPPTTRAPSVRARMEERRHRILMAHERKELEDEIWGEYDAILRSRSREREKNPVYHLLECGRRPSCLLRKEYDKKLKERMKENVGGQSPVSQKASDGWKEEPQLPRFEPPICERSEKDLKKPKPPAHPQPKPPERLGFSAQKTATTKNFHHTVDCDQRPSFLLRKEYNEKLKERLNPNVKGQSPVSRKATERGQEEPQLPRRAQREKGEKTRLLDHHGKAQGVPSTPGNHERPCSFQLQRP, from the exons ATGAAGCACTACCTGCTCTTCAGCCCCTTGAAGCCTGAGGAACTTTCATTAATTAAGGAGCTCACCAGCAAAG aaatCTGCCAAGTGTGGGATAGTACATCCAAATACATCAGAAGGCAGCTGTTGCGGAAGCAG GCGGTGAATATTGGAATCGGAACATTTGCCGTTGTGCCAGCAGATACCACTAGTGCCGATGGCAAGGCTATGGTTGTTCAGAAACCCGTGTTCCAGCCCTGCAGGTTTATGAAGACATTTTACAAGCTCAAGTGTGCCGAGAACGAAATTTCTA TCGAGACACTAGTTGCTCCGCTGGACTTTGGGCAGATTGCCTCAGACATCCGCTTCCGACCACAAATAGTAGAGCAGTGCATCCACGAGACCCTGCTTCTCTTCGCTGGTGCCCTCCTGGAAGAAAAGGATGTGGAATTCTTCTTCAAGGGTATCGGCATTCTTACTGTGCGAAGAAAAGTGGTCACCATGAACTTCTACACTGAGTTCCTGCTGGAGGTGGATGGCACTAACAACATGTATGAAGCTCTTCTCACG GACTCCAAGATGATGGATATGATTGCATTTGAcggcaaaaataaatatactcgTATCAGCGGAAATAGTTTCATCACACTACCAAC GCTTATACTTCAGAACCCGCACTGCAATCCGATTTCCATCAAGCCCAAAAGAGATCCGCAGCCTTGGGGCACGGGTGGCCGAAGAG TGAGTGTGCTGGACCCGGTGGTGCTGGCTCAGAGGAGGGTTTCTCTAGCCAAGatggcagagaagaaaagaaaggaggataAAACCAAGCAAGGTGACCAAGCCAG ATTCGAGCCACCAATTCATGAGAGGTCTGAGGAGGAGCTGAAGAAGCCAAAACCTCCAGCTCATCCACAGCCTAAGCCCCCTGAGCGCCTGGATAATCCTCAGGACCCTCCAACAACG AGGGCGCCCTCTGTGCGTGCTCGGATGGAAGAAAGACGGCACAGAATACTGATGGCCCACGAGCGCAAAGAGCTTGAGGATGAAATCTGGGGAGAATACGATGCAATCCTACGGAGTAGGAGCAGGGAGCGAGAAAAG AACCCCGTCTACCACCTGCTGGAATGTGGCCGACGTCCATCCTGCCTGTTGAGAAAGGAATACGACAAGAAGCTGAAGGAGAGGATGAAAGAGAATGTCGGAGGCCAAAGCCCTGTGAGCCAGAAGGCATCAGATGGGTGGAAGGAAGAGCCACAGCTCCCCAG ATTCGAGCCACCAATTTGTGAGAGGTCTGAGAAGGATCTGAAGAAGCCAAAGCCTCCAGCTCATCCACAGCCTAAGCCCCCTGAGCGCCTGGgtttttctgctcagaaaactGCAACCACG AAGAACTTCCACCACACTGTGGACTGTGACCAACGTCCGTCCTTCCTCTTAAGAAAGGAGTACAATGAGAAGCTGAAGGAGAGGCTGAATCCGAATGTGAAAGGCCAAAGCCCTGTGAGCCGGAAGGCAACAGAGAGGGGGCAGGAAGAGCCGCAGCTCCCCAGGAGAGCACAGAGAGA gaaaggggagaagaCAAGGCTCTTGGACCACCATGGGAAGGCCCAGGGCGTGCCGTCCACGCCAGGAAACCACGAGAGGCcctgcagcttccagctgcAGAGGCCGTAG
- the LOC121062058 gene encoding uncharacterized protein LOC121062058 isoform X3 has protein sequence MKHYLLFSPLKPEELSLIKELTSKVETLVAPLDFGQIASDIRFRPQIVEQCIHETLLLFAGALLEEKDVEFFFKGIGILTVRRKVVTMNFYTEFLLEVDGTNNMYEALLTDSKMMDMIAFDGKNKYTRISGNSFITLPTLILQNPHCNPISIKPKRDPQPWGTGGRRVSVLDPVVLAQRRVSLAKMAEKKRKEDKTKQGDQARFEPPIHERSEEELKKPKPPAHPQPKPPERLDNPQDPPTTRAPSVRARMEERRHRILMAHERKELEDEIWGEYDAILRSRSREREKNPVYHLLECGRRPSCLLRKEYDKKLKERMKENVGGQSPVSQKASDGWKEEPQLPRFEPPICERSEKDLKKPKPPAHPQPKPPERLGFSAQKTATTGVYYMRTLREERRERILTANRLKRIQADSWDKYDSSMQKLIFEQRQKNFHHTVDCDQRPSFLLRKEYNEKLKERLNPNVKGQSPVSRKATERGQEEPQLPRRAQREKGEKTRLLDHHGKAQGVPSTPGNHERPCSFQLQRP, from the exons ATGAAGCACTACCTGCTCTTCAGCCCCTTGAAGCCTGAGGAACTTTCATTAATTAAGGAGCTCACCAGCAAAG TCGAGACACTAGTTGCTCCGCTGGACTTTGGGCAGATTGCCTCAGACATCCGCTTCCGACCACAAATAGTAGAGCAGTGCATCCACGAGACCCTGCTTCTCTTCGCTGGTGCCCTCCTGGAAGAAAAGGATGTGGAATTCTTCTTCAAGGGTATCGGCATTCTTACTGTGCGAAGAAAAGTGGTCACCATGAACTTCTACACTGAGTTCCTGCTGGAGGTGGATGGCACTAACAACATGTATGAAGCTCTTCTCACG GACTCCAAGATGATGGATATGATTGCATTTGAcggcaaaaataaatatactcgTATCAGCGGAAATAGTTTCATCACACTACCAAC GCTTATACTTCAGAACCCGCACTGCAATCCGATTTCCATCAAGCCCAAAAGAGATCCGCAGCCTTGGGGCACGGGTGGCCGAAGAG TGAGTGTGCTGGACCCGGTGGTGCTGGCTCAGAGGAGGGTTTCTCTAGCCAAGatggcagagaagaaaagaaaggaggataAAACCAAGCAAGGTGACCAAGCCAG ATTCGAGCCACCAATTCATGAGAGGTCTGAGGAGGAGCTGAAGAAGCCAAAACCTCCAGCTCATCCACAGCCTAAGCCCCCTGAGCGCCTGGATAATCCTCAGGACCCTCCAACAACG AGGGCGCCCTCTGTGCGTGCTCGGATGGAAGAAAGACGGCACAGAATACTGATGGCCCACGAGCGCAAAGAGCTTGAGGATGAAATCTGGGGAGAATACGATGCAATCCTACGGAGTAGGAGCAGGGAGCGAGAAAAG AACCCCGTCTACCACCTGCTGGAATGTGGCCGACGTCCATCCTGCCTGTTGAGAAAGGAATACGACAAGAAGCTGAAGGAGAGGATGAAAGAGAATGTCGGAGGCCAAAGCCCTGTGAGCCAGAAGGCATCAGATGGGTGGAAGGAAGAGCCACAGCTCCCCAG ATTCGAGCCACCAATTTGTGAGAGGTCTGAGAAGGATCTGAAGAAGCCAAAGCCTCCAGCTCATCCACAGCCTAAGCCCCCTGAGCGCCTGGgtttttctgctcagaaaactGCAACCACG GGAGTGTACTATATGCGCACTCTGAGAGAGGAAAGACGGGAACGAATACTGACGGCCAACAGGCTCAAAAGGATTCAGGCTGACTCATGGGATAAATACGATTCCAGCATGCAGAAGCTGATCTTTGAGCAAAGACAG AAGAACTTCCACCACACTGTGGACTGTGACCAACGTCCGTCCTTCCTCTTAAGAAAGGAGTACAATGAGAAGCTGAAGGAGAGGCTGAATCCGAATGTGAAAGGCCAAAGCCCTGTGAGCCGGAAGGCAACAGAGAGGGGGCAGGAAGAGCCGCAGCTCCCCAGGAGAGCACAGAGAGA gaaaggggagaagaCAAGGCTCTTGGACCACCATGGGAAGGCCCAGGGCGTGCCGTCCACGCCAGGAAACCACGAGAGGCcctgcagcttccagctgcAGAGGCCGTAG
- the LOC121062058 gene encoding uncharacterized protein LOC121062058 isoform X1, with amino-acid sequence MKHYLLFSPLKPEELSLIKELTSKEICQVWDSTSKYIRRQLLRKQAVNIGIGTFAVVPADTTSADGKAMVVQKPVFQPCRFMKTFYKLKCAENEISIETLVAPLDFGQIASDIRFRPQIVEQCIHETLLLFAGALLEEKDVEFFFKGIGILTVRRKVVTMNFYTEFLLEVDGTNNMYEALLTDSKMMDMIAFDGKNKYTRISGNSFITLPTLILQNPHCNPISIKPKRDPQPWGTGGRRVSVLDPVVLAQRRVSLAKMAEKKRKEDKTKQGDQARFEPPIHERSEEELKKPKPPAHPQPKPPERLDNPQDPPTTRAPSVRARMEERRHRILMAHERKELEDEIWGEYDAILRSRSREREKNPVYHLLECGRRPSCLLRKEYDKKLKERMKENVGGQSPVSQKASDGWKEEPQLPRFEPPICERSEKDLKKPKPPAHPQPKPPERLGFSAQKTATTGVYYMRTLREERRERILTANRLKRIQADSWDKYDSSMQKLIFEQRQKNFHHTVDCDQRPSFLLRKEYNEKLKERLNPNVKGQSPVSRKATERGQEEPQLPRRAQREKGEKTRLLDHHGKAQGVPSTPGNHERPCSFQLQRP; translated from the exons ATGAAGCACTACCTGCTCTTCAGCCCCTTGAAGCCTGAGGAACTTTCATTAATTAAGGAGCTCACCAGCAAAG aaatCTGCCAAGTGTGGGATAGTACATCCAAATACATCAGAAGGCAGCTGTTGCGGAAGCAG GCGGTGAATATTGGAATCGGAACATTTGCCGTTGTGCCAGCAGATACCACTAGTGCCGATGGCAAGGCTATGGTTGTTCAGAAACCCGTGTTCCAGCCCTGCAGGTTTATGAAGACATTTTACAAGCTCAAGTGTGCCGAGAACGAAATTTCTA TCGAGACACTAGTTGCTCCGCTGGACTTTGGGCAGATTGCCTCAGACATCCGCTTCCGACCACAAATAGTAGAGCAGTGCATCCACGAGACCCTGCTTCTCTTCGCTGGTGCCCTCCTGGAAGAAAAGGATGTGGAATTCTTCTTCAAGGGTATCGGCATTCTTACTGTGCGAAGAAAAGTGGTCACCATGAACTTCTACACTGAGTTCCTGCTGGAGGTGGATGGCACTAACAACATGTATGAAGCTCTTCTCACG GACTCCAAGATGATGGATATGATTGCATTTGAcggcaaaaataaatatactcgTATCAGCGGAAATAGTTTCATCACACTACCAAC GCTTATACTTCAGAACCCGCACTGCAATCCGATTTCCATCAAGCCCAAAAGAGATCCGCAGCCTTGGGGCACGGGTGGCCGAAGAG TGAGTGTGCTGGACCCGGTGGTGCTGGCTCAGAGGAGGGTTTCTCTAGCCAAGatggcagagaagaaaagaaaggaggataAAACCAAGCAAGGTGACCAAGCCAG ATTCGAGCCACCAATTCATGAGAGGTCTGAGGAGGAGCTGAAGAAGCCAAAACCTCCAGCTCATCCACAGCCTAAGCCCCCTGAGCGCCTGGATAATCCTCAGGACCCTCCAACAACG AGGGCGCCCTCTGTGCGTGCTCGGATGGAAGAAAGACGGCACAGAATACTGATGGCCCACGAGCGCAAAGAGCTTGAGGATGAAATCTGGGGAGAATACGATGCAATCCTACGGAGTAGGAGCAGGGAGCGAGAAAAG AACCCCGTCTACCACCTGCTGGAATGTGGCCGACGTCCATCCTGCCTGTTGAGAAAGGAATACGACAAGAAGCTGAAGGAGAGGATGAAAGAGAATGTCGGAGGCCAAAGCCCTGTGAGCCAGAAGGCATCAGATGGGTGGAAGGAAGAGCCACAGCTCCCCAG ATTCGAGCCACCAATTTGTGAGAGGTCTGAGAAGGATCTGAAGAAGCCAAAGCCTCCAGCTCATCCACAGCCTAAGCCCCCTGAGCGCCTGGgtttttctgctcagaaaactGCAACCACG GGAGTGTACTATATGCGCACTCTGAGAGAGGAAAGACGGGAACGAATACTGACGGCCAACAGGCTCAAAAGGATTCAGGCTGACTCATGGGATAAATACGATTCCAGCATGCAGAAGCTGATCTTTGAGCAAAGACAG AAGAACTTCCACCACACTGTGGACTGTGACCAACGTCCGTCCTTCCTCTTAAGAAAGGAGTACAATGAGAAGCTGAAGGAGAGGCTGAATCCGAATGTGAAAGGCCAAAGCCCTGTGAGCCGGAAGGCAACAGAGAGGGGGCAGGAAGAGCCGCAGCTCCCCAGGAGAGCACAGAGAGA gaaaggggagaagaCAAGGCTCTTGGACCACCATGGGAAGGCCCAGGGCGTGCCGTCCACGCCAGGAAACCACGAGAGGCcctgcagcttccagctgcAGAGGCCGTAG